In Colletotrichum higginsianum IMI 349063 chromosome 1, whole genome shotgun sequence, the DNA window AGAGTCGGTGGCCTGGGCGAAGTAGCTGGTGACAGACGCGTACGAGGCACCGCCAGCAGACGAGGCGGAGCTGTAAGCAGACTGAGCCGCGTTGACGAGCTCATCGCGAGAGGCATCCTTCTTCTCAGCCACCTTCTTGACAGTAGCATCGCTGCTCGAAGCAAGGTACTTTCTCAGGTTCTCAGTGGAAAGATCATCGTAGGTCCATGCGCTCCAGCCAGTGGCAGCCTTGTGCTGGTTCTTGCGAACGAGAGCACGGAGTTCATCAGTCTTGGATCCCTGGGGAACGGGAACACCGCGAGCATCAAGGTAGCCCTTAAGGCGACTCTCGGACCACGTGCCAATGGCAGCGTTGAAGGCATCAGAAGCAGCGTTAGAGACACCGTCAGTGGCCTTGGAGGCAGCCGAGCCAACGTTGGAAGTGGCAGCACCGTAGGCGCTGGCAGCGGCGCCAGAAACGTTGTTCTGAAGGAAATCGGCGCGGTGCTTGCGGATCAGGGCCTTAAGCTCGTTGGTCTTGGTGCCTTGGGGAACTACAAGGGTGTTAATGCTAGTTCAGGAGGCACGATGGGCCACAATTAACTTACCAGGAATACCGTTCTTGTCGGCAAACTCCTTGAGCTGAGAGTCGCTCCAGGCATCGATGACCATGTCAGTCAGGGTAGCGTAGGCCTGCTGGGCGCTGGCGGAAGCGCTGGCAGCCTGCTCTTGAGCCTTGAGGGAAGCAAGACGAGAGTTGCGGCGAACGGAGGCAATCAGCTTGTCACGCTGTAGTTTTGTCAGTACATGTGCAAGACCAAGGATGACAAGTGTCTTACGCTGGTGACCTGAGGGGCGGGGAAGCCATGGGTGTCGAGCCACTCCTTGAGATCAGATTCTGCGTTGTGTAAGCCGATGATCAAAGACGAATGGTTTGCTACAAACATACCGGACCAGGTCTCGTACAGCCAGTTGCCGGGGTAGGAGGCGGTCTCGCCAGCCTTCTGAGCAATGGTCTCGTAGTTGGCGCGGGCCTTCTGGAGGATGCTGTCACGGTTGCGGGGCTGGGGAACTACAATGATGTCAGTCTCACGTCTTGTACCCTTAAGTTGGAAATTCCAGTGTGATTCAGAACATACCAGGAATACTGTGCTTGTCGGCAAAGGCCTTGAGCTGGCTGTCGGTCCAGCTGTCCAAGATCCAGTCCTTGACGTTGAGATAGGCGTTCTGGGCCTGGTCACCGGTCTCGTACCAGGTTCCCTGGACCTGGGAGAGAAGGGACTCCTTGTTGGCCTTGGCAGCACCTTCGGTCTGAAGACCCTTGGCCTTCAGGTAGTTTGAAAGGCGGTCGGTGTCCCACAGGTTGTAGggagcgacgacgatgtcgttCCAGTTGCTCTCAatgagcttctcgaggtccTTGCGGTCGGCGGGGGTGGGGTAAGGGACGTCATGGTCGGAGAGCCAGCGCTCAAGCTCCGTCTCGTGCCATTTGTTGTAGGCTGTGAAAGTCATAATTGTCAGTTGGCGACCGCCACAAAAACCCCACGGAACATTCATGGCAGACTTAACATACCAGCCTTGGAGAACCAGGAGCTCGCGATGACGCCCTGGGCAGTCAAAGCCGTCAGGACGGCGGGGAGGAAACGCATTGCGGTGGTTTCTGTGGATCAGTCTTCCAATGAAGCCGAGTCTTTGGGGGTATCAcgaaaggagggggggaggccGGAAAGAACTGAGTAGAGAAATCACAAGGCTTGTgtgaaggaggaagaagcaggAGAGTAGAGATTTGGAGGAAACTTTGCTAAGGGGGTAGGTGGTTTTTGTTGTCGTGTCGATGTGGGAGGCGGAACACGTAGAGGACGGACGAGAAGCTGGTTGCAGGGGGGATGGGACGGAGGGACAGCAGCAGAtagggcaggcaggcaggcaggcaggcggAGGGCTTccgtaggtaggtacctaggttGGACTGACGACAGGGAGGGTCACTGCAGGCGTCGAGCGTCAAGCGGCGAACAGAACGGTCCACGGATGATCTAATTCACGGCAGGAATCCATCACGTCACTGCAGTGCGTTTGTGGGAAATTGTGGCTGCATTTGGGTGCATCTGGTCGCTGGGGACGCCTTGAGCCAATGGTTTGTTTGTACGTATATACATACGTACTTTGCCTCTTGCCCTGTCTCAAGGTCCTTCGGCCACTCGCTCTTGCCCTCTATTCGTTCCTGGCGTACATGAACAATCGCGCCTGCCTCCGTGTCTGGCGAAACGCTCCTTCCCCCGCCCGGTCTTGTTGTACATAGGTGGTTGCAGCTGCTGAGCTGGACTTCAGAGTCTCTGTACTTTTTCCGTTTAGAGGCCGTGGTTGGGGACACTAGCTGGGTAGGTATCGATAGCAGAGAGACACTTTGTACATGGCAGGAACACACGAACCTCAGACACTCTGCTCCCACATCCACCAGACAGACAGTGGCGGACAAGCGTCCGCCGCTGGATTAAAGCTTTGGGGCCGTCACGTCAGCTCTATGCAATGACAACGGCCGGGACAGGCCACACGCTCCCCCGATGGTCTGCTTGGAAAGCGATGAGGGAGGGCATCAACAATGCAGCAGGAGCTTCCCCTGAGCGACCATTCAGAGAGCAGAGAGCTCCGCGAAGCTCGACATTTTTTTATTTAGAATGACGTAGTCCCCCCCTGTCCTGACAGTGGATCCTTACACCTTAGCGACGCGGTTGAGAGAGAAGGGACGGGGACGTACCGCCGCTTACACGACAACGTGCATAGCGCTGATCATTAAGGTTGCAGGTCAGTTTGGAGCCCGGGCGGTGAAACCAGTTCTTTGATGGGGAAaatggggggaggggggaggcaGCATGCTATTTTCCATGCTATTGAGACTGTCAATCCATCAGATAAAGTACTAAAGTAATGATGTCTGCGATGAATGATTTTGATGAAtagaagagggggaggggctgaGAGGGTCTGGCATACTGTAGCTTCAAACCCAAGACAGAAAGAAGCAGCTTGCTTGCCTACACTTACCACTTCAGCGCTCTCGCCCTCCCTTTCTCCcgctgtctctctgtctcacAGTTTCACAGAGCTCAGCAACCCATCAACCTAGCAACCCAGTGGTGGCGTGCGCTAGGACTAAATGCTCCGGTGATGTCATGGTGAGcgaaccccctcccccccatcaCAGGAAGGGAAGAGACAGATGGGGAAAAAAACCAGCCACTCTCCGCACCGCCACCCAGTTGCACCTCACGACGGAGGTGAATCGTGATCCttggcggccatgatggaACGGATGGAGTCAAGGTGTGGGGTACCCTCCCGTTCGCCCCTGCCAGCTGGCGCTCAGTGCCTTCCCAGACAGCCAAACTCACATGCCAGATTCTGATTGAGCCTCCGTCCTTCACCGAGAGCTCGACCTCCAAACCGCCCCTAGACCGACCGAGGGCCTAGGCCCGCCCATTCGTCGTCATTGCTGAATCACTCTGTCTTGCAGTCCTCGCAGTGTTCTTCTCAACATCATTGGCACCGGAGCTCCAGGCTCGAAAAGGAAAGCTTGGGGAACAGTCTTATTCGTACCGTTTAATCTTCGTGCTCGCGGCTTGAGTGGCAGATAGACTCTCATAGAATTGTCTTAAATGTGGTTTCGTGCGGACCTCGATTTCCGATTCCTTTTTCTCGCCGGCTTAGCGACTCTGTCAAATCATCGCCTTCCATACGACAAACTGTTTCTTGTCATTTCGACGTACTTGCGCGGGTGTAGGTGGTAGGCCTCTAGGGAAACGCTGTCAATTCCGGAGAGCTTACCTACATATACAATCATCCATTCGGATATTTCACAATGACAGGTTCATCTTTTGTGTAAGAGAACTGGATTGGCTATCATTGGGATACCACAATGGTCAGCCTTCGTCAGAAGCGTCGGTTATTGACCTGGAAGACGACGCCTCGCACGACCAACACACCTATCAGCGactcctcgccgcctgcgGGATCAGTGAaacgccgaggtcgactgAGTTGAACAAAAACTTCCATACACTAGTAGACATAACTTTCGTACATACAAGCCATCATCATACAACCCAAGCCTTTCCCTTTCATGAATCATCTTCGAAAGCTCTCCTAGCTAGCCAGATGTTACTCGGAGCAGAACTACATCTTTCGAGACGGTGCCGCATCGGGATCTTGCCCAGGCGTAGAAGCCGCCGTGAGATCGCCCATCTCACATCTACACCCGCTACACGAGGCGCTTAGTCCTGAACGCCGCTGGGGGTGTTGCAAAGGATGCCTTGGTCCAACTATCGAACAACATTAGCAATCGTGTGCGTGGGCAGCTTGGGCATCTTCTGGACTCCACTCACAAGAGGCAGGACGCAGCATCGGGCACGCTGTCCGATGGCGGAGCAGACGGCGCTAAACTCgtccgccgaggccggcgcggagggcggcgtgccgcagtcgaggttggcgatgccgaggacgtcCGTCGCGCAGCACTGAGAGGAGGCGTACAGGCCGGAGCAAGGGATGTAGGGCACCTGGCGCTCCTCAATGACCGGGGCCGAgagggcgacgccggcgaagagggcgacgatggcgacggtgaACTGCATTCTAGCGGCGTTGGACGGTGAGGTAAGGGTCAGGTATTGGTAATGGAAAAATGTTCAGGAGACGATGGGCAAGTAGGAGGTTGCGAGTGAGGCTTTTTGACTTGAGA includes these proteins:
- a CDS encoding Fungal hydrophobin, whose amino-acid sequence is MQFTVAIVALFAGVALSAPVIEERQVPYIPCSGLYASSQCCATDVLGIANLDCGTPPSAPASADEFSAVCSAIGQRARCCVLPLVSGVQKMPKLPTHTIANVVR
- a CDS encoding Stress response protein, producing MRFLPAVLTALTAQGVIASSWFSKAAYNKWHETELERWLSDHDVPYPTPADRKDLEKLIESNWNDIVVAPYNLWDTDRLSNYLKAKGLQTEGAAKANKESLLSQVQGTWYETGDQAQNAYLNVKDWILDSWTDSQLKAFADKHSIPVPQPRNRDSILQKARANYETIAQKAGETASYPGNWLYETWSESDLKEWLDTHGFPAPQVTSRDKLIASVRRNSRLASLKAQEQAASASASAQQAYATLTDMVIDAWSDSQLKEFADKNGIPVPQGTKTNELKALIRKHRADFLQNNVSGAAASAYGAATSNVGSAASKATDGVSNAASDAFNAAIGTWSESRLKGYLDARGVPVPQGSKTDELRALVRKNQHKAATGWSAWTYDDLSTENLRKYLASSSDATVKKVAEKKDASRDELVNAAQSAYSSASSAGGASYASVTSYFAQATDSAKSTLFDTWSESELKSYLESYGVNVPQGSTVDELRAYARKQYTYFKYGTSTPSETLYAKIAENAKGTWNWVANQVGLGADVAQKKAADTKKAAENAKKQEL